A single window of Phaenicophaeus curvirostris isolate KB17595 chromosome 24, BPBGC_Pcur_1.0, whole genome shotgun sequence DNA harbors:
- the STK38 gene encoding serine/threonine-protein kinase 38, giving the protein MAMTGPTPCSSMSNHTKERVTMTKVTLENFYSNLIAQHEEREMRQKKLEQMMEEEGLKDEEKRIRRSAHAQKETEFLRLKRTRLGLEDFESLKVIGRGAFGEVRLVQKKDTGHVYAMKILRKADMLEKEQVGHIRAERDILVEADSLWVVKMFYSFQDKLNLYLIMEFLPGGDMMTLLMKKDTLTEEETQFYIAETVLAIDSIHQLGFIHRDIKPDNLLLDSKGHVKLSDFGLCTGLKKAHRTEFYRNLNHSLPSDFTFQNMNSKRKAETWKRNRRQLAFSTVGTPDYIAPEVFMQTGYNKLCDWWSLGVIMYEMLIGYPPFCSETPQETYKKVMNWKETLTFPPEVPISDKAKDLILRFCCEWEHRIGASGVEEIKSNPFFEGVDWEHIRERPAAISIEIKSIDDTSNFDEFPESDILKPTVATSNHPETDYKNKDWVFINYTYKRFEGLTARGAIPSYMKAGK; this is encoded by the exons ATGGCAATGACGGGCCCGACGCCGTGTTCGTCCATGAGCAACCACACCAAGGAGCGCGTTACGATGACAAAGGTGACGCTGGAAAACTTCTACAGCAACCTCATCGCTCAGCATGAAGAACGAGAGATGAG ACAAAAGAAGCTGGAACAAATGATGGAAGAAGAGGGCTTGAAAGATGAAGAG AAAAGAATCAGGAGGTCAGCTCATGCACAAAAGGAAACGGAATTTCTTCGTCTAAAGAGAACAAGGCTCGGTTTGGAAGACTTTGAATCTTTGAAAGTAATAGGAAGAGGAGCATTTGGAGAG GTGCGTCTTGTCCAGAAGAAAGATACAGGGCATGTTTATGCAATGAAAATACTGCGTAAAGCTGATATGCTCGAAAAGGAGCAG GTTGGCCATATTCGTGCGGAGCGGGACATCCTAGTGGAGGCAGACAGTTTGTGGGTTGTGAAAATGTTCTATAGTTTTCAGGACAAGCTAAACCTCTACCTTATCATGGAGTTCCTGCCTGGAG GTGATATGATGACACTGTTGATGAAAAAAGACACTctgacagaagaagagacaCAGTTCTACATTGCTGAGACCGTGCTCGCTATTGATTCTATTCATCAGCTGGGTTTTATCCATCGAGACATAAAACCAGACAACCTCCTTCTGGATAGCAAG GGCCACGTGAAACTCTCGGACTTTGGTCTCTGTACTGGGCTGAAGAAAGCCCACAGAACAGAATTTTATCGAAACTTGAACCATAGTCTTCCCAGTGACTTCA CCTTCCAGAACATGAATtccaaaaggaaagcagagactTGGAAGAGAAACAGACGGCAGCTG GCTTTTTCTACTGTGGGGACTCCAGATTACATCGCCCCTGAAGTTTTCATGCAGACCGGGTACAACAAGCTTTGTGACTGGTGGTCGCTCGGGGTCATCATGTATGAGATGCTGATTG gTTATCCCCCGTTCTGTTCGGAGACTCCTCAAGAAACTTATAAGAAAGTGATGAATTGGAAAGAGACTCTGACATTTCCTCCAGAAGTCCCAATATCTGATAAAGCAAAGGATCTTATTTTAAG ATTTTGCTGTGAATGGGAGCACAGAATTGGTGCATCGGGTGTGGAGGAAATAAAGAGTAACCCATTCTTTGAAGGGGTTGATTGGGAGCATATCAG AGAGAGACCTGCTGCAATTTCGATAGAAATTAAAAGCATTGACGATACCTCAAACTTTGATGAATTTCCAGAATCTGATATCCTTAAACCAACAG TGGCGACAAGCAACCATCCAGAGACTGACTACAAGAACAAAGACTGGGTTTTTATCAATTACACCTACAAGCGTTTCGAAGGTCTGACAGCCCGAGGAGCGATACCATCCTATATGAAAGCTGGAAAGTAA
- the KCTD20 gene encoding BTB/POZ domain-containing protein KCTD20 isoform X4 encodes MSRHSSLRKRNCLLKSRRPSMNVNCAGGTNWSRNLESKCSVENVTVAVHELEESSMMLGGHSPAGAPRTESLDSECRHSTCPVSPQIGSVFSAPADTHNCHFQDGNKRQSEYFNTQERHGCCALSSSNNSQTVAPEKVTLVVDGTRFAVNPQIFTAHPDTMLGRMFGPGREYNFTRPNEKGEYEIAEGISSAMFRTVLDYYKTGIINCPDGISIPDLRDTCDYLCINFDFNTIKCQDLSALLHELSNDGAHKQFDGYLEELILPIMVDSARKGERECHIVVLTDEDTVDWDEDYPPPMGEEYSQILYSSKLYRFFKYIENRDVAKAVLKERGLKNIRIGIEGYPTCKEKVKRRPGGRSEVIYNYVQRPFIQMSWEKEEGKSRHVDFQCVRSKSLTNLVTVGDDVSEDHEIIMHHPPQVDELDRLNAPFSQMAVNDLPD; translated from the exons ATGAGCCGCCA CTCATCTCTTAGAAAACGCAACTGTCTCCTCAAGTCACGGAGGCCCAGCATGAATGTTAACTGTGCTGGTGGGACAAACTGGTCAAGAAACCTGGAGTCCAAGTGCTCTGTGGAAAATGTAACTGTGGCAGTTCATGAATTGGAAGAAAGTAGTATGATGCTAGGAGGACACAGCCCTGCTGGAGCTCCCAGGACTGAGA GTTTAGATTCCGAATGCCGGCACAGCACTTGTCCAGTAAGTCCCCAGATCGGTAGCGTGTTTTCTGCTCCGGCAGACACGCACAACTGTCATTTCCAAGATGGAAATAAGAGACAGTCAGAGTATTTTAATACCCAGGAACGCCATGGATGCTGCGCTTTGTCTTCAAGCAACAATTCACAAACAGTGGCTCCAGAGAAAGTGACGCTTGTGGTAGATGGCACTCGCTTTGCAGTGAATCCACAGATTTTCACCGCTCACCCTGATACTATGCTGGGAAG GATGTTTGGTCCAGGAAGAGAGTATAATTTCACCAGGCCGAATGAGAAGGGAGAATATGAAATCGCAGAAGGAATTAGCTCAGCTATGTTCCGGACTGTGCTG GATTATTACAAAACTGGAATCATTAACTGCCCGGATGGGATTTCCATTCCAGACCTTCGAGATACATGTGATTACCTCTGCATAAATTTTGATTTCAACACAATCAAATGTCAAGATTTAA GTGCTCTGTTACATGAGCTCTCCAATGATGGTGCTCACAAGCAGTTCGACGGCTACCTGGAGGAGCTAATCCTGCCCATAATGGTGGATAGTGCGAGGAAAGGGGAGCGGGAATGCCATATTGTGGTGCTGACAGATGAAGACACCGTGGACTGGGATGAAGATTATCCGCCTCCCATGGGAGAGGAATACTCACAAA TCCTTTACAGTTCCAAGCTGTACAGATTCTTCAAGTACATTGAGAACCGCGATGTTGCAAAAGCCGTGTTAAAAGAACGGGGCCTGAAAAATATTCGCATTGGCATTGAAG GATATCCCACCTGTAAAGAGAAGGTGAAGAGGAGGCCCGGTGGCCGGTCAGAAGTGATATACAACTACGTTCAACGGCCCTTCATCCAGATGTCatgggaaaaagaagaaggCAAAAGCCGTCATGTTGATTTCCAGTGCGTTCGAAGCAAATCTTTAACAAACCTAGTCACTGTGGGCGATGATGTTTCAGaggaccatgagattataatgCACCACCCTCCACAAGTAGATGAACTTGACAGGCTCAATGCACCATTCTCCCAAATGGCTGTTAACGATCTACCAGATTAG
- the KCTD20 gene encoding BTB/POZ domain-containing protein KCTD20 isoform X3 — MNVNCAGGTNWSRNLESKCSVENVTVAVHELEESSMMLGGHSPAGAPRTESLDSECRHSTCPVSPQIGSVFSAPADTHNCHFQDGNKRQSEYFNTQERHGCCALSSSNNSQTVAPEKVTLVVDGTRFAVNPQIFTAHPDTMLGRMFGPGREYNFTRPNEKGEYEIAEGISSAMFRTVLDYYKTGIINCPDGISIPDLRDTCDYLCINFDFNTIKCQDLSALLHELSNDGAHKQFDGYLEELILPIMVDSARKGERECHIVVLTDEDTVDWDEDYPPPMGEEYSQSKGSALRLLVLCSAHTQPSSCKERTCCPNSRLLPPGGDGGTRSPVLYSSKLYRFFKYIENRDVAKAVLKERGLKNIRIGIEGYPTCKEKVKRRPGGRSEVIYNYVQRPFIQMSWEKEEGKSRHVDFQCVRSKSLTNLVTVGDDVSEDHEIIMHHPPQVDELDRLNAPFSQMAVNDLPD, encoded by the exons ATGAATGTTAACTGTGCTGGTGGGACAAACTGGTCAAGAAACCTGGAGTCCAAGTGCTCTGTGGAAAATGTAACTGTGGCAGTTCATGAATTGGAAGAAAGTAGTATGATGCTAGGAGGACACAGCCCTGCTGGAGCTCCCAGGACTGAGA GTTTAGATTCCGAATGCCGGCACAGCACTTGTCCAGTAAGTCCCCAGATCGGTAGCGTGTTTTCTGCTCCGGCAGACACGCACAACTGTCATTTCCAAGATGGAAATAAGAGACAGTCAGAGTATTTTAATACCCAGGAACGCCATGGATGCTGCGCTTTGTCTTCAAGCAACAATTCACAAACAGTGGCTCCAGAGAAAGTGACGCTTGTGGTAGATGGCACTCGCTTTGCAGTGAATCCACAGATTTTCACCGCTCACCCTGATACTATGCTGGGAAG GATGTTTGGTCCAGGAAGAGAGTATAATTTCACCAGGCCGAATGAGAAGGGAGAATATGAAATCGCAGAAGGAATTAGCTCAGCTATGTTCCGGACTGTGCTG GATTATTACAAAACTGGAATCATTAACTGCCCGGATGGGATTTCCATTCCAGACCTTCGAGATACATGTGATTACCTCTGCATAAATTTTGATTTCAACACAATCAAATGTCAAGATTTAA GTGCTCTGTTACATGAGCTCTCCAATGATGGTGCTCACAAGCAGTTCGACGGCTACCTGGAGGAGCTAATCCTGCCCATAATGGTGGATAGTGCGAGGAAAGGGGAGCGGGAATGCCATATTGTGGTGCTGACAGATGAAGACACCGTGGACTGGGATGAAGATTATCCGCCTCCCATGGGAGAGGAATACTCACAAAGTAAGGGCTCTGCACTGAGGCTTCTGGTTCTGTGTTCAGCGCACACCCAGCCATCTAGCTGTAAGGAAAGGACCTGTTGCCCAAACAGCAGGCTTCTTCCTCCAGGAGGAGATGGTGGCACACGGAGTCCTG TCCTTTACAGTTCCAAGCTGTACAGATTCTTCAAGTACATTGAGAACCGCGATGTTGCAAAAGCCGTGTTAAAAGAACGGGGCCTGAAAAATATTCGCATTGGCATTGAAG GATATCCCACCTGTAAAGAGAAGGTGAAGAGGAGGCCCGGTGGCCGGTCAGAAGTGATATACAACTACGTTCAACGGCCCTTCATCCAGATGTCatgggaaaaagaagaaggCAAAAGCCGTCATGTTGATTTCCAGTGCGTTCGAAGCAAATCTTTAACAAACCTAGTCACTGTGGGCGATGATGTTTCAGaggaccatgagattataatgCACCACCCTCCACAAGTAGATGAACTTGACAGGCTCAATGCACCATTCTCCCAAATGGCTGTTAACGATCTACCAGATTAG
- the KCTD20 gene encoding BTB/POZ domain-containing protein KCTD20 isoform X2 — protein sequence MSRHSSLRKRNCLLKSRRPSMNVNCAGGTNWSRNLESKCSVENVTVAVHELEESSMMLGGHSPAGAPRTESLDSECRHSTCPVSPQIGSVFSAPADTHNCHFQDGNKRQSEYFNTQERHGCCALSSSNNSQTVAPEKVTLVVDGTRFAVNPQIFTAHPDTMLGRMFGPGREYNFTRPNEKGEYEIAEGISSAMFRTVLDYYKTGIINCPDGISIPDLRDTCDYLCINFDFNTIKCQDLSALLHELSNDGAHKQFDGYLEELILPIMVDSARKGERECHIVVLTDEDTVDWDEDYPPPMGEEYSQSKGSALRLLVLCSAHTQPSSCKERTCCPNSRLLPPGGDGGTRSPVLYSSKLYRFFKYIENRDVAKAVLKERGLKNIRIGIEGYPTCKEKVKRRPGGRSEVIYNYVQRPFIQMSWEKEEGKSRHVDFQCVRSKSLTNLVTVGDDVSEDHEIIMHHPPQVDELDRLNAPFSQMAVNDLPD from the exons ATGAGCCGCCA CTCATCTCTTAGAAAACGCAACTGTCTCCTCAAGTCACGGAGGCCCAGCATGAATGTTAACTGTGCTGGTGGGACAAACTGGTCAAGAAACCTGGAGTCCAAGTGCTCTGTGGAAAATGTAACTGTGGCAGTTCATGAATTGGAAGAAAGTAGTATGATGCTAGGAGGACACAGCCCTGCTGGAGCTCCCAGGACTGAGA GTTTAGATTCCGAATGCCGGCACAGCACTTGTCCAGTAAGTCCCCAGATCGGTAGCGTGTTTTCTGCTCCGGCAGACACGCACAACTGTCATTTCCAAGATGGAAATAAGAGACAGTCAGAGTATTTTAATACCCAGGAACGCCATGGATGCTGCGCTTTGTCTTCAAGCAACAATTCACAAACAGTGGCTCCAGAGAAAGTGACGCTTGTGGTAGATGGCACTCGCTTTGCAGTGAATCCACAGATTTTCACCGCTCACCCTGATACTATGCTGGGAAG GATGTTTGGTCCAGGAAGAGAGTATAATTTCACCAGGCCGAATGAGAAGGGAGAATATGAAATCGCAGAAGGAATTAGCTCAGCTATGTTCCGGACTGTGCTG GATTATTACAAAACTGGAATCATTAACTGCCCGGATGGGATTTCCATTCCAGACCTTCGAGATACATGTGATTACCTCTGCATAAATTTTGATTTCAACACAATCAAATGTCAAGATTTAA GTGCTCTGTTACATGAGCTCTCCAATGATGGTGCTCACAAGCAGTTCGACGGCTACCTGGAGGAGCTAATCCTGCCCATAATGGTGGATAGTGCGAGGAAAGGGGAGCGGGAATGCCATATTGTGGTGCTGACAGATGAAGACACCGTGGACTGGGATGAAGATTATCCGCCTCCCATGGGAGAGGAATACTCACAAAGTAAGGGCTCTGCACTGAGGCTTCTGGTTCTGTGTTCAGCGCACACCCAGCCATCTAGCTGTAAGGAAAGGACCTGTTGCCCAAACAGCAGGCTTCTTCCTCCAGGAGGAGATGGTGGCACACGGAGTCCTG TCCTTTACAGTTCCAAGCTGTACAGATTCTTCAAGTACATTGAGAACCGCGATGTTGCAAAAGCCGTGTTAAAAGAACGGGGCCTGAAAAATATTCGCATTGGCATTGAAG GATATCCCACCTGTAAAGAGAAGGTGAAGAGGAGGCCCGGTGGCCGGTCAGAAGTGATATACAACTACGTTCAACGGCCCTTCATCCAGATGTCatgggaaaaagaagaaggCAAAAGCCGTCATGTTGATTTCCAGTGCGTTCGAAGCAAATCTTTAACAAACCTAGTCACTGTGGGCGATGATGTTTCAGaggaccatgagattataatgCACCACCCTCCACAAGTAGATGAACTTGACAGGCTCAATGCACCATTCTCCCAAATGGCTGTTAACGATCTACCAGATTAG
- the KCTD20 gene encoding BTB/POZ domain-containing protein KCTD20 isoform X1 — MPGGGCCDSVLGHCLRLPACCSQSSPCGAVRCGALRKTSVNVFDSDKTPFCAALPLDLRSSAKCCILSSSSLRKRNCLLKSRRPSMNVNCAGGTNWSRNLESKCSVENVTVAVHELEESSMMLGGHSPAGAPRTESLDSECRHSTCPVSPQIGSVFSAPADTHNCHFQDGNKRQSEYFNTQERHGCCALSSSNNSQTVAPEKVTLVVDGTRFAVNPQIFTAHPDTMLGRMFGPGREYNFTRPNEKGEYEIAEGISSAMFRTVLDYYKTGIINCPDGISIPDLRDTCDYLCINFDFNTIKCQDLSALLHELSNDGAHKQFDGYLEELILPIMVDSARKGERECHIVVLTDEDTVDWDEDYPPPMGEEYSQILYSSKLYRFFKYIENRDVAKAVLKERGLKNIRIGIEGYPTCKEKVKRRPGGRSEVIYNYVQRPFIQMSWEKEEGKSRHVDFQCVRSKSLTNLVTVGDDVSEDHEIIMHHPPQVDELDRLNAPFSQMAVNDLPD, encoded by the exons ATGCCAGGAGGAGGTTGCTgtgactcagtgctgggtcacTGTTTGCGGCTGCCAGCCTGCTGCAGCCAGTCCTCTCCTTGTGGGGCTGTACGATGTGGTGCTCTCCGAAAGACCTCAGTGAACGTGTTCGATAGTGACAAAACACCTTTCTGTGCAGCTTTGCCGTTGGACCTGAGGAGCAGTGCTAAATGCTGCATTTTAAGCAG CTCATCTCTTAGAAAACGCAACTGTCTCCTCAAGTCACGGAGGCCCAGCATGAATGTTAACTGTGCTGGTGGGACAAACTGGTCAAGAAACCTGGAGTCCAAGTGCTCTGTGGAAAATGTAACTGTGGCAGTTCATGAATTGGAAGAAAGTAGTATGATGCTAGGAGGACACAGCCCTGCTGGAGCTCCCAGGACTGAGA GTTTAGATTCCGAATGCCGGCACAGCACTTGTCCAGTAAGTCCCCAGATCGGTAGCGTGTTTTCTGCTCCGGCAGACACGCACAACTGTCATTTCCAAGATGGAAATAAGAGACAGTCAGAGTATTTTAATACCCAGGAACGCCATGGATGCTGCGCTTTGTCTTCAAGCAACAATTCACAAACAGTGGCTCCAGAGAAAGTGACGCTTGTGGTAGATGGCACTCGCTTTGCAGTGAATCCACAGATTTTCACCGCTCACCCTGATACTATGCTGGGAAG GATGTTTGGTCCAGGAAGAGAGTATAATTTCACCAGGCCGAATGAGAAGGGAGAATATGAAATCGCAGAAGGAATTAGCTCAGCTATGTTCCGGACTGTGCTG GATTATTACAAAACTGGAATCATTAACTGCCCGGATGGGATTTCCATTCCAGACCTTCGAGATACATGTGATTACCTCTGCATAAATTTTGATTTCAACACAATCAAATGTCAAGATTTAA GTGCTCTGTTACATGAGCTCTCCAATGATGGTGCTCACAAGCAGTTCGACGGCTACCTGGAGGAGCTAATCCTGCCCATAATGGTGGATAGTGCGAGGAAAGGGGAGCGGGAATGCCATATTGTGGTGCTGACAGATGAAGACACCGTGGACTGGGATGAAGATTATCCGCCTCCCATGGGAGAGGAATACTCACAAA TCCTTTACAGTTCCAAGCTGTACAGATTCTTCAAGTACATTGAGAACCGCGATGTTGCAAAAGCCGTGTTAAAAGAACGGGGCCTGAAAAATATTCGCATTGGCATTGAAG GATATCCCACCTGTAAAGAGAAGGTGAAGAGGAGGCCCGGTGGCCGGTCAGAAGTGATATACAACTACGTTCAACGGCCCTTCATCCAGATGTCatgggaaaaagaagaaggCAAAAGCCGTCATGTTGATTTCCAGTGCGTTCGAAGCAAATCTTTAACAAACCTAGTCACTGTGGGCGATGATGTTTCAGaggaccatgagattataatgCACCACCCTCCACAAGTAGATGAACTTGACAGGCTCAATGCACCATTCTCCCAAATGGCTGTTAACGATCTACCAGATTAG